The genomic window CTCATGCGGCGTGACGTCCGGATGAGGAGACCGTTCGTGGCAGGGCCGTGAGATGGGAAGGTGTCCGCCTGCTCATGCCGCGGCGGCCAGACGGGTGCAGAGAGTTGGGTGAGGGCATGACGCGGGCTGCGTGCAGCGGTTGGTAGCGGCGTCTCCCCGGCCTGGCGGCAGCCCTGTTCCCGGGCCGCCGCAGGTTGCGCGTGGAGAGGCATCGATGGAGAGGGCATGACGACCGCTCCGCTGCTGCGAGGCCACCGACCCGGGTGGCATCCCTTCCGGTAGGTGAATCCGCTCCCCGCCACTCATGTGAGTACGGTCATAATCCCAAACCTGGCCAGGACCTTGCCCACGGGGCGGCTCCCTGCTTATTGTCGTACGGTCATAATGCAAAAACTCGATGAGCGCGTGGGCGCAGCCTCCTGCGAACCCGCCGGCCAAAGAGGCCCAGCAACTCTCTCGAAAGGGACTTCCCATGAAGTCGCTGGTCTTGCCGAAGACAATGCCGGCGGCAGTGGACGAGGCGCGGGGTGCGGAACGGACGGACAGCGCTACGGTCGCGGAGCGACGGAACCCGGGCACCCCCGGCCCACTCGCCTCCTTCACCCGCTTCGTCCTGTTCGGCGGCGGTGTCGGGGTCGCGTCCAGCACTGCCGTGGCCGGGCTCGCCGGACTGATGCCCTGGACTGTGGCGAATGCTCTGATCACCGTCGCCTCGACTCTCCTCAGTACGGAACTCCACGCACGCTTCACCTTCGGGGCAGGGCATGCCGGATGGCGCCAGCACTGGCAGTCCGCGGGGTCTGCCACGGCCGCCTACGTGGTGACCTCCACCGCGGTGCTCGTCCTGCACCTCGTGCAGCCGTCGGCCGGAGTGCTCTACGAGCAGGTCGTCTACCTCACCGCCGCCGGGCTCGCCGGTGTCGGGCGTTTCCTGGTGCTGCGGGTGTTCGTCTTCGCCGGTGGCCGGACCCGGACCACGGTGCGGGCCATGAGCCCGGCGCCGGCACGGGAAACGGGCGCCAAGGCGTCCCTGCTCTTCCCGGTACCGGCGCTGTGAGCGAAGAGGTGTGTGGTGCCCCAAAGCCCGCCCCTCTGGGGTGACCGGCGGTATTCCGCGACTGCCCGGGCAGCTCGCCGATGCCCGGATTCTTACATCGGGATGATCTCCGTCATGGTCCCTTGGGTTGGGCCAGCCGCCGTACCAGGTCCACCCAGGTGGCCTGCAGGCGTGCGGTGTCCACCCCCCGCTCCTTGCGCAGGTGGTCCGCCGCTTCGAAGCTCGTGAAGGCGAGAAGGGCGTGGGCGAGCATGTCGTGGTCTGCGTCAACCCCCGTTTCGCGCAGGAGAGTTGAGACGTGACAGTGCAAGGCTCGGCCGGTGTCCGAGGCGTTGCGGCGTGCGTAGGGCACCTGGCGTCCCAGCGCGGCGCCCGGGTCCGCGTCGGCGGCGACGCGCTCGAGCAGGGCGCAGCCGGACGTCGCCAGACGATCTCCCGCAGGTGCTCCTGGCCCCAGGGGAGGAGGACCTGCGGTATGCGCCTCCTGGAACTCCGCCTCGGCTTCGTCGAGGAGAGCGAGCAGGAGGCCGTTGCGGTCGCCGAACCGGCGAAAGAGCGTGCCCTTTCCCACGCGGGCCGCTTCGGCGACCTCCCGCATCGTCACATTCTCGGCTCCCTGTTCGTCGATCAGTTGTGCGGCCGCTTCCAGTAGCCGGGAGCGATTGCGCGCGGCATCGGATCGCTCGGCGGTGACGCCGACCGATGCGTTGTTCGATGTCTCCGTCACCGTTCACTCCGTGATGTCGCGCGTGCGTACCTACACGCTTCCGTCCTGGATGTGCACCGGCGTTCCTGGACGGGATGGTCGGCTGAGGGTCGAGGGAGCAGGTTGGCGCGAGGGTCGTCACAGGAGCCACATACCCGGCCCTCGGAGGTCCGGCGTCCGCTGAGGTTCACGCCGCCTGTACCGGTCATGAGGCGCCCCGGGGCAGCATCGGCTCCCGGCCCGGGGACGCCCGGCGGTGACGATCGCCACTCGGATCAGGCGGCACCTCGCATGGTCACGAGGTGCCGCCTGATCCGGTGTCAGGGGTCTGCCGCCCGAGTGGGGCGCCGGCGTTTCGGTCGGCGTGGTCAGGCGGCGAGGAAGTTGGCCACTTCGGTCGTGAAGGCCTTGACGTGCTGGAACAGGAAGGCGTGGCCGGCGTCGCTGTAAAGGACCAGGGTGGCCGAGTCGAGATGCTGGACGGCGACGTAGGAGGCCAGGGCGGGGACCATCACGTCGTGGACGCCGTTGGCGTACAGGACGGGCTGCTTGATGGTCTCCAGGTTCGCCCGTACCTGCTCGAACGGAACCGCCATGAACTTGACGATCGCCTCGCGTTGGCGCATCGCCGCTGTCTCGGACACCGCAGGGCCCCCGGCGGCCAGTCGTGTCGAGACCTTGGTGAGGTGCTCGACCCCGGCGGCGCGGGCCGCGTCGGTCTCGGGGTAGAACAGGTAGAGCATGTCGTCCACGTCGGCGTCGGGCTTGGCCATGATGCCCTGCACCTTCTCGGACAACGGCGGCAGCTCGGGCACCGGGCCCGGACCGCTGCCCGCCACGACCAGCTTGCGGACGAGGTCGGGCCGCCGCAGCGCCACGTGCTGGGCCACGAAACCGCCCATGGACCATCCGAGCAGGTCGGCCTGCGCCAGGCCGAGGGCCTCGATGAATTCGATGGCGCCGTCGGCGAATCCTTCGATGGAGTCGCGCGGTTCGCCGGTCGTGTAGCCGATCCCGATGTTGTCGAAGAGGATCACGTCGTGGTCGGCGGCCAGGAGGTCCAGGAACTCCGGGTCCCACCAGTCGATGGTCCCGCGGAAGCGGTTCACCAGGACCAGGGGGACGCCGCCCCGTGGCCCCATCCGCCGGTAGGTGAACGTTGTGGAAGCGCCTTCCACGGACAGGTCCTCGGCCTTGTCTGCCAGATAGGTACACATGACGTGGCTCTCCTTTGTGCCGGTGTGCCTGAGAGGTGTGGTCTGTTGGGGCGGGCGTCAGCCGGCCGCCTTGTTGGCTTGGGGATCGCTTGTCGAAGACCCGGCCGTGGTAACGGTGCGGCGCACCGTGCGGAGGCGTGACGACGGGACGGGCCGACGGCCGGCGCGGACGTGGGGCACCGAGCATCGGCAACGATGGGCCGGTGTGGATTCCTGGGCGGCTGCTTCCCCGGTGAGCTGCGGTCGGCCCGCCAACTCGTCCCGCACGAGGGAGAGTTAGCCCACAGCCTCGCCAACGTCGCACATCAGGCAGGGACTTCAGACCCGAGATCCATCGCGGTGATGTTGATCAGGCCGTGGAGGAACTTGGCCGCCCGGAGAGAACTGTTCCCTCACGCAATCTTGACGACGACCTTGCCGGCCTTCGCGCGCCCGTTCTCGGCGTACTCCAGCGCCTCTCGGGTCGACTCGAACGGGAAGACCGTGTCGACGACGGGGTGGATCTTGCCGGCGTCGATCAGGCGGGTGAGCTCGCGCAACTGGTCCCCGCTGGCCTTCATGAACAGGAACGAGTACGTCACCTGACGGCGTCGGGCGCGGCGTCGGATCCGGAAACTCAGCGCGGACATCACCAGTCGGATGACCGGATTCGCCCCAAGCTCACGGGCGACAGCGGCGTCGGGAGGGCCCGCGACACTGATGAGATTTCCGCCGGGCTTGAGCACGTCCAGGGACTTCTTGAGCGTCTCGCCGCCGATCGAGTCCAGGACGACGTCGTAATCGTGCAGCACCGTCTCGAACGCCTGCTTCTTGTAGTCGACGACGATGTCCGCGCCCAGACGCTTCACCAGCTCGACGTTGGCCGTGCTCGCGGTGGTGGCCACATGCGCCCCCAACTGCTTCGCCAGCTGGATGGCGATGGTGCCCAGGCCGCCGGAGCCCCCATGGATGAGCACCTTCTGGCCCGGCTGAATGTGCGCTCGTTCGACCAGCACCTGCCACGCGGTCAGGGCGACCAGGGGGAGGGACGCGGCCTCCTCCATGGTCAGCATGGCCGGCTTGGTCGCCACGTCGTCCTGGTGCACCGCGATGAGTTCGGCGAACGTGCCGATGCGGTCCTTGTCGGGCCGCGCGTATACCTCGTCGCCCACCGCGAACCGCGTGACGGCCGCGCCCACCTCGACCACCACCCCAGCCAGGTCGTTGCCCAGGACGAAAGGAACCCGGTACGGCAGGATCGCCTTGAATTCCCCGTCCAGGGTCTTGAGATCGAGCGGGTTGACGCTCGCTGCGTAGATCTGGATCAGGACGTCGTCCGCGCCCACCTGGGGGTCCGGCGCCTCGCCGGCCCGCAGGCCGGCCTTGTTGCCGTAGCGCTCGACCAGGAATGCCCTCATCGTTCTCTCCGTATCTTGCCCGCAAGCG from Streptomyces sp. DSM 40750 includes these protein-coding regions:
- a CDS encoding GtrA family protein, which encodes MKSLVLPKTMPAAVDEARGAERTDSATVAERRNPGTPGPLASFTRFVLFGGGVGVASSTAVAGLAGLMPWTVANALITVASTLLSTELHARFTFGAGHAGWRQHWQSAGSATAAYVVTSTAVLVLHLVQPSAGVLYEQVVYLTAAGLAGVGRFLVLRVFVFAGGRTRTTVRAMSPAPARETGAKASLLFPVPAL
- a CDS encoding TetR/AcrR family transcriptional regulator, translated to MTETSNNASVGVTAERSDAARNRSRLLEAAAQLIDEQGAENVTMREVAEAARVGKGTLFRRFGDRNGLLLALLDEAEAEFQEAHTAGPPPLGPGAPAGDRLATSGCALLERVAADADPGAALGRQVPYARRNASDTGRALHCHVSTLLRETGVDADHDMLAHALLAFTSFEAADHLRKERGVDTARLQATWVDLVRRLAQPKGP
- a CDS encoding alpha/beta fold hydrolase, translated to MCTYLADKAEDLSVEGASTTFTYRRMGPRGGVPLVLVNRFRGTIDWWDPEFLDLLAADHDVILFDNIGIGYTTGEPRDSIEGFADGAIEFIEALGLAQADLLGWSMGGFVAQHVALRRPDLVRKLVVAGSGPGPVPELPPLSEKVQGIMAKPDADVDDMLYLFYPETDAARAAGVEHLTKVSTRLAAGGPAVSETAAMRQREAIVKFMAVPFEQVRANLETIKQPVLYANGVHDVMVPALASYVAVQHLDSATLVLYSDAGHAFLFQHVKAFTTEVANFLAA
- a CDS encoding NADP-dependent oxidoreductase produces the protein MRAFLVERYGNKAGLRAGEAPDPQVGADDVLIQIYAASVNPLDLKTLDGEFKAILPYRVPFVLGNDLAGVVVEVGAAVTRFAVGDEVYARPDKDRIGTFAELIAVHQDDVATKPAMLTMEEAASLPLVALTAWQVLVERAHIQPGQKVLIHGGSGGLGTIAIQLAKQLGAHVATTASTANVELVKRLGADIVVDYKKQAFETVLHDYDVVLDSIGGETLKKSLDVLKPGGNLISVAGPPDAAVARELGANPVIRLVMSALSFRIRRRARRRQVTYSFLFMKASGDQLRELTRLIDAGKIHPVVDTVFPFESTREALEYAENGRAKAGKVVVKIA